Proteins from a single region of Deinococcus sp. YIM 134068:
- a CDS encoding ATP-dependent metallopeptidase FtsH/Yme1/Tma family protein gives MKRATWGWGLGAAVIALLLIISLVAPRGRPNELPLEDFTAALRAGDVATASVQYQNNTALLTGELGSGQNYRTRTLAADPAVTLARLQAAGVNVSYASSTRLSPLAVLSGLLTLLLIVGLVVLLLRGRQNGGTDAASTFGKSKAAVISEGQIKLTFADVAGCDEAKQDLQEVVDFLRQPERYHQLGARIPHGVLLVGPPGSGKTLLAKAVAGEAKVPYFSISGSDFVEMFVGVGAARVRDLFEQARKSAPCIVFIDEIDAVGRKRGVNLQGGNDEREQTLNQLLVEMDGFGSGQEVIILAATNRPDVLDAALLRPGRFDRQV, from the coding sequence ATGAAACGCGCCACGTGGGGATGGGGCCTCGGTGCCGCCGTGATCGCGCTGCTGCTGATCATCAGCCTCGTCGCGCCGCGCGGTCGCCCGAACGAGCTGCCGCTGGAGGACTTCACGGCGGCGCTGCGGGCCGGGGACGTGGCGACGGCAAGTGTGCAGTACCAGAACAACACGGCCCTGCTGACGGGCGAACTCGGGAGCGGTCAGAATTACCGCACCCGCACTCTCGCCGCCGATCCCGCCGTCACGCTGGCCCGCCTTCAGGCCGCCGGGGTGAACGTCTCCTACGCCTCCAGCACCCGCCTCAGCCCACTCGCCGTCCTCAGCGGCCTGCTGACTCTGCTCCTCATCGTCGGCCTCGTGGTGCTGCTGCTGCGCGGGCGGCAGAACGGGGGCACCGACGCGGCGTCGACGTTCGGGAAGTCGAAGGCGGCGGTGATCAGCGAGGGCCAGATCAAGCTGACGTTTGCGGACGTTGCTGGTTGTGACGAGGCAAAACAGGACTTGCAGGAGGTCGTGGACTTCCTCCGCCAACCAGAGCGGTATCACCAGCTCGGTGCCCGCATCCCCCACGGCGTCTTGCTCGTCGGCCCTCCCGGAAGCGGCAAGACCTTGCTCGCTAAGGCTGTGGCAGGAGAAGCCAAAGTGCCGTACTTCTCCATCTCAGGCTCTGACTTCGTGGAGATGTTCGTCGGCGTCGGTGCCGCCCGCGTCCGTGACCTGTTCGAGCAGGCCCGCAAGAGTGCCCCGTGCATCGTCTTCATCGACGAGATCGATGCGGTGGGACGCAAGCGCGGTGTCAATCTTCAGGGGGGGAATGACGAGCGGGAACAGACGCTGAATCAACTGCTGGTGGAGATGGACGGGTTCGGGAGTGGGCAGGAGGTGATCATCCTGGCGGCGACGAACAGGCCCGACGTGCTGGACGCAGCGTTGCTGCGTCCCGGACGCTTCGACCGTCAGGTGG
- the dnaK gene encoding molecular chaperone DnaK: MPKAVGIDLGTTNSVISVMEGGRPEVIVNAEGARTTPSVVAFKGDERLVGQIARRQAALNPQATLFEVKRFIGRRWDEVSEEAARSPFKVKEGPGGSVRIEVAGKDYAPEQVSAEVLRKLVQDASAKLGEKIRDVVITVPAYFDNSQREATKQAGEIAGLNVLRVINEPTAAALAYGLERKGNETVLVFDLGGGTFDVTILELGDGVFEVKSTSGDTHLGGADFDQRIVNWLATEFQKENSFDLRKDPQALQRLIEAAEKAKIELSNASETTISLPFITFDPETRTPQHLERNLSRAKFEELTADLLRRVRQPVEQALSDAKLSASGIDEIILVGGSTRIPAVKRIVQELTGKTPNESVNPDEAVALGAAVQAGIIQGDSSLGDIVLVDVTPLTMGVEVKGGMIAPMITRNTTVPAKKTEIYTTAENNQPGVEINVLQGERPMAADNKSLGRFKLEGIPPMPAGRPQIEVTFDIDANGILHVTAREKTSGKEASIRIENTTTLDKSDVEKMVQEAEQNAEADKKRRERVEKRNNLDSLRVQALGQIEENAGASEDAKTKLKAAADEAEEAVRSDDDQKIADAQKRLEEELRTFMTASQSQGGQGPQDGPQGGRGAARQEDDVIDADFKPAE; encoded by the coding sequence ATGCCAAAAGCCGTTGGAATCGACCTGGGCACCACCAACAGTGTGATCAGCGTGATGGAGGGCGGACGGCCCGAAGTCATCGTGAACGCGGAGGGCGCGCGGACCACGCCGTCCGTCGTGGCCTTCAAGGGCGACGAGCGCCTCGTCGGGCAGATCGCCCGCCGTCAGGCCGCGCTCAACCCGCAGGCCACCCTCTTCGAGGTCAAGCGCTTCATCGGTCGCCGCTGGGACGAGGTGAGCGAGGAGGCCGCGCGCAGCCCCTTCAAGGTGAAGGAAGGCCCCGGCGGGTCCGTCCGCATCGAGGTCGCGGGCAAGGACTACGCGCCCGAGCAGGTGAGCGCGGAAGTGCTGCGGAAGCTCGTGCAGGACGCCTCTGCCAAGCTGGGCGAGAAGATCAGGGACGTGGTGATCACCGTTCCCGCGTACTTCGACAACTCTCAGCGTGAGGCGACCAAGCAGGCGGGCGAGATCGCGGGCCTGAACGTGCTGCGCGTGATCAATGAGCCGACTGCCGCCGCGCTCGCCTACGGGCTGGAGCGCAAGGGCAACGAGACGGTCCTCGTGTTCGACCTCGGTGGCGGCACCTTCGACGTGACGATTCTGGAGCTGGGCGACGGCGTGTTCGAGGTCAAGTCCACGAGCGGTGACACCCACCTCGGCGGCGCGGACTTCGACCAGCGCATCGTGAACTGGCTGGCGACGGAGTTCCAGAAGGAGAACAGCTTCGACCTCCGCAAGGACCCGCAGGCCCTCCAGCGCCTGATCGAGGCCGCCGAGAAGGCGAAGATCGAGCTGAGTAACGCCTCCGAGACGACCATCAGCCTGCCCTTCATCACCTTCGACCCGGAGACGCGCACCCCGCAGCACCTGGAGCGCAACCTCAGCCGTGCCAAGTTCGAGGAGCTGACCGCCGACCTGCTGCGCCGCGTGCGCCAGCCCGTCGAGCAGGCCCTCAGTGACGCCAAGCTCAGCGCCTCCGGCATCGACGAGATCATCCTCGTCGGCGGCTCGACCCGCATTCCCGCCGTCAAGCGCATCGTGCAGGAGCTGACGGGCAAGACGCCCAACGAGTCGGTCAACCCCGACGAGGCCGTGGCGCTCGGGGCCGCCGTGCAGGCGGGCATTATCCAGGGCGACTCGTCCCTCGGCGACATCGTGCTGGTGGACGTGACCCCGCTGACGATGGGCGTGGAGGTCAAGGGCGGCATGATCGCCCCGATGATCACGCGCAACACGACCGTTCCCGCCAAGAAGACCGAGATTTACACGACCGCCGAGAACAACCAGCCCGGCGTGGAGATCAACGTCCTTCAGGGTGAGCGCCCGATGGCCGCCGACAACAAGAGCCTGGGCCGCTTCAAGCTCGAGGGCATCCCGCCCATGCCCGCCGGTCGCCCGCAGATCGAGGTGACGTTCGACATCGACGCCAACGGCATCCTGCACGTGACCGCGCGGGAGAAGACGAGCGGCAAGGAGGCCAGCATCCGCATCGAGAACACCACGACCCTCGACAAGAGCGACGTGGAGAAGATGGTGCAGGAGGCCGAGCAGAACGCCGAGGCCGACAAGAAGCGCCGCGAGCGTGTGGAGAAGCGCAACAACCTCGACTCCCTGCGCGTGCAGGCCCTCGGCCAGATCGAGGAGAACGCCGGGGCGAGCGAGGACGCCAAGACCAAGCTGAAGGCCGCCGCCGACGAGGCCGAGGAGGCCGTGCGGAGCGACGACGACCAGAAGATCGCCGACGCCCAGAAGCGGCTGGAGGAGGAACTCCGCACCTTCATGACCGCCAGCCAGAGCCAGGGCGGCCAGGGACCGCAGGACGGCCCCCAGGGTGGCAGGGGTGCGGCCCGGCAGGAAGACGACGTGATCGACGCGGATTTCAAGCCCGCCGAGTAA
- a CDS encoding nucleotide exchange factor GrpE — MTNSDDLKTTNEQATTESNSTRRETKTIDADTDTDTLDTETDNMDEDADLDGFPGMDENMFGQVQEMMAKLERADELERENADLRGKLGRLAADFESYRRRTQGDVDAAQGQGVARAAESLMPVYDDLDRAVTMGSGDPAKLIPGVQAVQSTVLRVFGQLGLEATGREGETFDPQWHEALQVVPGDADDVIVQVYQRGFRMGDRLVRPARVVVSRKG; from the coding sequence ATGACGAATAGCGACGATCTCAAGACCACGAACGAGCAGGCGACCACCGAATCCAACAGCACGCGCCGCGAGACGAAGACCATCGACGCGGACACGGACACCGACACCCTCGACACCGAGACCGACAACATGGACGAGGACGCCGATCTGGACGGCTTCCCCGGCATGGACGAGAACATGTTCGGGCAGGTGCAGGAGATGATGGCGAAGCTGGAGCGCGCCGACGAGCTGGAGCGTGAGAACGCCGACCTGCGCGGCAAGCTGGGCCGCCTCGCCGCCGACTTCGAGAGCTACCGCCGCCGCACCCAGGGTGACGTGGACGCGGCGCAGGGCCAGGGGGTCGCCAGGGCTGCCGAGTCCCTGATGCCCGTCTACGACGACCTCGACCGCGCCGTGACGATGGGCAGTGGCGACCCGGCCAAGCTCATCCCCGGCGTGCAGGCGGTGCAGTCCACCGTGCTGCGTGTCTTCGGCCAGCTCGGCCTGGAGGCGACGGGCCGGGAGGGCGAGACCTTCGACCCCCAGTGGCACGAGGCCCTTCAGGTGGTGCCCGGCGACGCGGACGACGTGATCGTGCAGGTCTACCAGCGCGGCTTCCGCATGGGCGACCGTCTGGTGCGGCCCGCGCGGGTGGTGGTGAGCAGGAAGGGGTAA
- a CDS encoding DnaJ C-terminal domain-containing protein produces the protein MAYKDYYDLLGVPRSASDADIKSAYRKLAKQYHPDKNQGDEKAAERFKEIGEAYAVLSDPEKRKLYDQFGHTGQVPPGYGGAGGGFQGGDFGGFDPSQFSDFFQGLFGMGGRRGGSVGGPGGTQVNIEDLLSGMGGSQGRRFVQNVEGELQVTLEEAFAGSDEVINVDGKRLSLRVPAGTRDGSRLRLAGQAPGGGDVLLTIRVLEDARFDLDGDDVTTTVDVPAPVAALGGDVTVRTLGGSGNLRVPPGSSGGRRMRLRGQGWPRKDGTRGDLYVRLNLTVPGDMSDEERELYRRLGELRK, from the coding sequence ATGGCATACAAGGACTACTACGACCTGCTCGGCGTCCCCCGCAGCGCCTCGGACGCCGATATCAAGAGCGCGTACCGCAAGCTCGCCAAGCAGTACCACCCCGACAAGAACCAGGGCGACGAGAAGGCCGCCGAACGTTTCAAGGAGATCGGCGAGGCCTACGCGGTCCTGAGTGACCCGGAGAAACGCAAGCTCTACGACCAGTTCGGGCACACCGGGCAGGTGCCGCCGGGCTACGGCGGGGCGGGCGGGGGCTTTCAAGGGGGCGACTTCGGCGGCTTCGACCCCTCTCAATTCAGCGACTTCTTCCAGGGCCTGTTCGGGATGGGCGGGCGGCGAGGCGGGAGCGTAGGCGGACCGGGCGGCACTCAGGTCAACATCGAGGACCTGCTCTCGGGCATGGGGGGCAGCCAGGGGCGGCGCTTCGTGCAGAACGTCGAGGGCGAGTTGCAGGTCACGCTGGAGGAGGCCTTCGCCGGGTCCGACGAGGTGATCAACGTGGACGGCAAGCGCCTGAGCCTGCGGGTGCCCGCCGGAACGCGCGACGGCTCCAGGCTGCGCCTCGCCGGGCAGGCACCGGGCGGCGGCGACGTGCTCCTGACCATCCGCGTGTTGGAGGACGCCCGCTTCGACCTCGACGGCGACGACGTGACGACCACCGTGGACGTGCCCGCGCCTGTGGCCGCGCTTGGCGGGGACGTGACCGTGCGGACGCTGGGCGGCAGCGGCAATCTCCGGGTCCCCCCCGGCAGCAGCGGCGGACGCCGGATGCGCCTGCGTGGGCAGGGCTGGCCGAGGAAGGACGGCACGCGGGGAGACCTCTACGTGCGCCTGAACCTCACCGTCCCCGGCGATATGAGCGACGAGGAGCGGGAGCTATACCGGCGGTTGGGTGAATTGCGGAAGTGA
- a CDS encoding CBS domain-containing protein, with protein sequence MPTLREIMTPHPITVDPQATLQEVATLMLEQDIGAVLVMKGDQPTGIITDRDIVIRAVAYGHGSGTAVTDYTTGDVFTMEADTSVEDAAQEMARHQLRRLPVTEGGKVVGMVSLGDLAVRASGNADEEALRGVSVPSDNS encoded by the coding sequence ATGCCGACCCTTCGAGAGATCATGACGCCCCACCCCATCACGGTCGATCCGCAGGCCACCTTGCAGGAGGTCGCCACGCTGATGCTGGAGCAGGACATTGGCGCGGTCCTCGTGATGAAGGGCGACCAGCCCACGGGCATCATCACCGACCGCGACATCGTGATCCGGGCGGTCGCCTACGGGCACGGCTCGGGCACCGCCGTCACCGACTACACCACCGGGGACGTGTTCACGATGGAGGCCGACACCTCCGTCGAGGACGCCGCGCAGGAGATGGCCCGCCATCAACTGCGCCGCCTGCCCGTCACCGAGGGCGGGAAGGTGGTCGGAATGGTCAGCCTCGGGGACCTCGCCGTGCGCGCGAGCGGGAATGCGGACGAGGAGGCGCTCCGGGGCGTGAGCGTGCCGAGCGACAACAGCTAG